In Cryptococcus gattii WM276 chromosome A, complete sequence, one genomic interval encodes:
- a CDS encoding dolichol kinase, putative (Similar to TIGR gene model, INSD accession AAW41737.1) codes for MAAQSSRPHHHRVRPRSHSRSSSSPSPPPSPLQHNHIHPHSSPRGSPSSLLREKRRSFNVNRTSVLSAGGHRTRALSRGAIPAFPNTDDRRPNPGDENALVVDTDGVGFSTQYGASASSMTGVSGSEQEFLTGLRDETETEVESDRKDTTQWRRSVDDPVDRAPTPLASNNPRHTISSRRPIPQTAPPFTLLPFRLGFSGYSISIKFDWKGQERIWNLSIKMTRRGCENALVLGAVLWGIWVLVVRWNEKAVAGEIGLLVGLTLLYTALRFQPTPQRLLSQPPPTNRPTSPAFAPPNWGSSFARERIRRTSISNSNGSLSPSLPKDYLRGRAFSPDEDGRTGIGERASIWGTEEREYRECPDDGIFYSLLLGPLVAAALLHSALSQLSSNPSSPVAKGWNIESPLVLPSTPIRRGVSITDAEPTDTIRALSALATSRRNLVQLFTLCSFVLLVHVARSLHLEITQFRINYPPNSTSPDAEVTKLHSLQAQQANIGTYWLRKGEWKRTRSVVGFSFLVTGVCLLVKAVTAKVGRGVWSDMSPSDIVIATLFYQFSIYVCVRLARRGVTLGELAAVCNAATAMVMETTNLTRMKISIFRTLYIKTYRLPTPLLIFQLALIPGSLLAGFLLSPLLYLSRNLAQKPAHRLRLPHEKPVHRRLLALGFYAGSVLICGGLIGVWTKWCLGGRNPFTWAFFFIFEGTHAWTRPALIAYWVALAAISVAGWERQLNRARKHRRYVVPGTAAIRGEGPGGQHSAAGGSAGKPLGLGSGNVLGIATNGGQPGGTTQEGFTGVATQMMDAADQRMPTLSVNARRKSFHALAVIMFIPGIAVDPAFTHLSFSVAFAAFNFVEYVRYFALWPFGVKVHLFLNEFLDHKDSGTAILSHFYLLAGCAAPLWFEGSSDILSYFGVLSLGIGDALASIVGRRIGRLRWCSVFGKTVEGSVAFFFSVLGASWIMWLFGIVDDFNFKPYTITVALATLLEALSAQNDNLILPMFGWAVGTLLGV; via the exons ATGGCGGCCCAATCATCAAGACCTCACCATCACCGAGTCAGACCACGTTCGCATTCGcgctcttcatcatcccctTCTCCGCCTCCCTCACCACTGCAACATAACCATATCCATCCCCATTCATCTCCTCGAGGATCACCATCGTCTCTTCTCCGAGAAAAGCGTAGGAGCTTCAATGTGAACCGGACATCAGTGTTGAGCGCCGGAGGGCATCGGACTAGAGCACTGAGTCGTGGTGCCATCCCTGCGTTTCCAAACACTGATGACCGACGGCCAAACCCAGGAGATGAGAATGCGTTAGTTGTGGATACAGATGGTGTAGGGTTCTCGACCCAGTATGGAGCGTCGGCAAGCTCTATGACGGGTGTCAGTGGGAGCGAGCAAGAGTTCTTGACGGGGTTGAGGGATGAGACGGAAACGGAGGTTGAAAGTGATAGAAAAGATACGACGCagtggagaagaagtgTTGATGACCCTGTAGATAGAGC CCCTACACCGTTGGCCTCAAACAATCCAAGACACACTATATCCTCTCGCCGACCAATCCCCCAAACTGCTCCTCCCTtcactcttctccctttccGCCTAGGGTTCTCCGGTTATTCAATATCTATAAAATTTGACTGGAAAGGTCAAGAACGGATATGGAATCTATCGATAAAAATGACTAGAAGGGGCTGTGAGAATGCCCTTGTCCTCGGCGCAGTGTTATGGGGCATTTGGGTTCTTGTAGTCAGATGGAATGAAAAGGCCGTTGCAGGAGAAATAGGACTGCTCGTTGGTTTAACGCTATTATATACCGCCCTTCGTTTCCAACCGACTCCACAACGTCTTTTATCCCAGCCCCCACCAACTAACAGACCTACATCCCCTGCTTTTGCCCCACCAAACTGGGGTTCAAGTTTCGCCAGGGAACGGATTAGGCGTACCTCAATCAGTAACTCTAACGGTTCTTTATCACCTTCTCTCCCAAAAGATTATCTTCGAGGAAGAGCTTTCTCGCCGGATGAAGATGGTAGAACGGGTATTGGGGAACGGGCAAGTATATGGGGAACAGAGGAAAGAGAATATCG TGAATGTCCCGACGATGGTATTTTCTATAGTCTTCTCCTTGGACCCCTTGTAGCTGCCGCTCTCCTCCATTCTGCCTTGTCGCAATTATCCTCcaatccttcttcacctgTCGCTAAGGGATGGAATATCGAATCTCCTCTCGTCTTACCTTCAACCCCCATCCGTCGGGGGGTGAGCATCACGGACGCAGAACCTACAGACACCATCCGTGCCCTGTCGGCTTTGGCTACCTCCCGTCGTAACCTTGTCCAGCTGTTCACCCTATGTTCTTTCGTTTTATTAGTCCATGTGGCTCGCTCATTACATTTGGAGATCACTCAGTTCCGAATTAACTACCCTCCCAATTCCACTTCTCCGGATGCGGAAGTTACGAAGCTGCATAGTCTGCAAGCTCAACAAGCTAATATAGGGACGTATTGGTTAAGAAAGGGGGAATGGAAGCGGACTCGGAGTGTGGTTGGATTTTCTTTCCTTGTGACGGGAGTCTGTTTGTTGGTAAAAGCAGTGACTGCAAAAGTCGGGCGAGGCGTATGGAGTG ataTGTCACCTTCAGATATCGTCATCGCTACTCTATTCTACCAGTTCAGTATCTACGTCTGCGTTCGTCTCGCCAGAAGGGGAGTAACCCTTGGAGAGTTGGCAGCGGTGTGCAATGCGGCGACAGCAATGGTCATGGAGACAACCAATCTTACGCGCATGAAG ATAAGCATATTTAGAACACTCTACATCAAAACATATCGACTTCCGACCCCTCTTTTGATATTCCAACTCGCTCTGATCCCCGGCTCCCTCCTCGCAGGttttctcctttccccTCTCCTTTATCTCTCCCGCAACCTCGCTCAAAAACCAGCTCATCGCCTCCGTCTCCCACACGAAAAACCGGTTCACCGACGCCTGCTTGCCTTGGGATTCTACGCTGGCTCTGTTCTCATCTGCGGCGGTCTCATTGGCGTATGGACGAAGTGGTGTCTCGGCGGACGCAACCCTTTTACTTGGgcattcttcttcatctttgAAGGTACCCACGCATGGACAAGGCCGGCGTTGATCGCTTATTGGGTCGCCTTGGCGGCGATATCGGTAGCAGGGTGGGAGAGGCAGTTGAATCGTGCCAGGAAGCATAGGAGGTACGTTGTACCTGGGACCGCCGCCATTCGTGGAGAAGGTCCAGGAGGTCAGCATTCAGCTGCAGGTGGATCGGCCGGGAAACCGCTGGGACTAGGGTCCGGGAACGTGCTAGGGATTGCGACCAATGGTGGGCAGCCAGGGGGAACTACGCAAGAAGGATTTACTGGCGTGGCTACGCAGATGATGGATGCTGCAGATCAGAGGATGCCGACGTTATCGGTCAATGCTAGGAGAAAGTCATTTCATGCGCTGGCGGTGATCATGTTTATCCCTGGAATTGCTGTTGAC CCGGCATTTACTCATTTATCCTTCTCTGTCGCATTCGCCGCATTCAATTTTGTCGAATACGTCCGATACTTTGCCCTCTGGCCTTTTGGCGTTAAGGTTCATCTCTTTTTGAACGAATTTCTGGATCACAAGGATTCTGGGACGGCAATCTTGAGTCACTTTTACTTGTTGGCAGGGTGTGCTGCTCCTCTATGGTTTGAGGG TTCGAGCGACATCTTATCTTACTTTGGGGTACTTTCACTAGGCATCGGCGATGCGTTG GCGTCAATCGTAGGTCGTCGAATAGGGAGATTACGTTGGTGCTCCGTATTCGGCAAGACAGTAGAAGGGAGCGTCgcattcttcttttctgTGCTAGGTGCATCATGGATCATGTGGTTGTTCGGGATTGTAGACGACTTCAAC TTCAAACCATACACAATCACCGTCGCCTTGGCAACCCTCCTGGAAGCCCTCTCGGCTCAAAACGATAATTTGATTTTACCAATGTTTGGATGGGCCGTCGGGACTCTTTTGGGGGTATAA
- a CDS encoding Hypothetical protein (Similar to SGTC gene model, INSD accession EAL22791.1; CNBB0120) → MKSQPKTHPPPLLAHADQVPAYDPHDVLARPPSHPHHGHTLYTYPQDVDQSTNTTSNTNASSYGKRQPPPPPASAPELPATGIGNGETSGSGSGSGFQVDYTRVSSRGTVRRPRIVLEADGFQKMIILRKGADGKGADNNGVGEIRPPPLEAYIVLRPHRVPKIADLDEKKVSSVGTGKGMGTKGKEKGKEQEKEKGIRKGKGEVGVGWDDGVPGDIPTFDKWSYELEIMQSPTRGRALGLHPLSRGFPPLSAPLIVQLIVRDGSGEIISPSDAALSKRLVHTVMMVDLVSPDGGESRGVVRVREGGDGGAYYRKNFLGGTFRLSTTFRSRLPSLSYDNGKGKEKVKEKREEKEKEKGKGEGKNVFIFSEMVVRTPGEYALVVRLLDIAGPPHLGTSIGVTRPLAEVLTKPFTVFHSSEFPGSVPVTDKFAKQGDRNLGVNCNGTVGIDSKSGREK, encoded by the exons ATGAAATCCCAACCCAAGACTCATCCACCGCCCCTCCTTGCCCATGCGGACCAAGTACCAGCTTATGATCCACACGACGTTCTCGCTCGTCCACCCTCTCATCCGCATCACGGCCACACTCTGTACACTTACCCACAAGATGTAGATCAATC TACAAACACCACCAGCAACACCAATGCGAGCAGCTATGGCAAGCGTCAACCGCCTCCACCACCGGCGTCTGCCCCCGAGCTGCCAGCTACAGGGATAGGAAACGGTGAAACGTCTGGGTCTGGGTCTGGGTCTGGGTTCCAGGTGGATTATACGCGGGTTTCGTCGAGGGGAACGGTGAGGCGGCCGAGGATTGTTTTAGAGGCGGACGGGTTTCAAAAAATGATCATTCTGCGTAAAGGAGCGGATGGTAAAGGAGCAGACAACAACGGCGTAGGGGAAATACGTCCACCTCCATTAGAGGCGTATATCGTGCTAAGGCCGCATCGGGTACCAAAGATTGCAGATCTCGATGAAAAAAAGGTGAGCAGTGTGGGAACAGGGAAGGGAATGGGGACcaagggaaaggaaaaagggaaggaacaggaaaaggaaaaggggataaggaaagggaagggagaggTTGGGGTAGGTTGGGATGATGGGGTCCCAGGGGATATTCCGACTTTTGATAAATG GTCGTATGAGCTTGAGATAATGCAGAGTCCCACAAGAGGTCGAGCATTGGGTTTACATCCTCTCTCTCGT GGTTTCCCACCGCTTTCGGCACCATTGATTGTTCAGCTTATCGTACGTGATGGATCAGGGGAAATCATATCCCCCTC GGATGCAGCGCTGAGCAAACGACTTGTGCATACAGTCATGATGGTCGACCTCGTTTCGCCGGATGGCGGGGAGTCAAGGGGGGTTGTACGCGTGCGGGAGGGGGGAGATGGTGGGGCCTATTATAGGAAGAATTTCTTGGGTGGGACGTTTCGTTTGTCGACTACGTTTCGATCCCGACTTCCTTCCCTATCCTACGACAACGGTAAAGGTAAAGAAAAGGtaaaggaaaaaagagaagaaaaggaaaaagaaaaaggcaaaggagaaggaaaaaacGTATTCATCTTTTCAGAGATGGTGGTACGCACGCCGGGGGAGTATGCGTTGGTAGTGCGGCTTTTGGATATTGCCGG ACCCCCGCATTTGGGTACTTCGATAGGCGTGACGCGGCCGCTTGCAGAGGTGCTGACCAAGCCGTTTACCGTTTT CCATTCGAGTGAGTTTCCGGGGAGTGTACCCGTGACAGACAAATTTGCCAAGCAAGGTGACCGCAATCTGGGGGTAAACTGCAACGGGACAGTGGGGATTGACAGCAAGAGTGGCAGAGAAAAGTGA
- a CDS encoding bZip transcription factor, putative (Similar to TIGR gene model, INSD accession AAW42003.1), whose product MAAVAQAPPSMPHPPIENSVTRPSSSASNSKRQPSEAPVSKGSEENSNLAATVTVTESTPVEDKESKESGNAEAGSSDKDKPADQASEVQRPPLRPNAVARSRLEQEPNPFEQSFRDSHGPGRPGTSDRDTPPRGTDATSTRHNALPPLSSLTSPAAADPTQFPWLANQSLRSGPLSPAMLTGPQGANQSSTSNNLRSNEANADGGFESSSFRTGFTPGTGSGFTPGYNSFINSSLNSLPIPSPNTAAFLNSITNVTPLGESSEVAQAAAAAAAQAQGQTASNSSSASQTSQPSTEQLQPPSAIPPHMQPHPHHPHPLSHAHQPANNHSAHPGQDTITPNTLNALTGVFGDMSRAPAGAPGQNQFFAPSMSAHPGHPTHPGHPHTAHPGMPGVAGVPGVHGVPGHPGVQLPMGYVDYAQHNANAASQAANGLFLLSQAHQELSKREEAEGTPGSGIGGPTGRSTRGGKGSNTPTPQTGSKRKSDGAGRGNAKKGKKATGAAAAASIQAQKKGGSTSGSGNGSEDEEDGSDRKDQKFETEEEKRKNFLERNRQAALKCRQRKKAWLNELQSKVEGLTMENERLQQTVQQMHEEVSRLTAILMQHRDCGLGIPAPYGGRLR is encoded by the exons ATGGCTGCAGTTGCACAAGCACCTCCGTCAATGCCTCACCCGCCTATTGAGAATTCTG TTACACGaccttcatcttctgccTCTAATTCCAAACGCCAGCCATCTGAAGCTCCCGTGTCAAAGGGCAGTGAAGAAAACTCCAATTTGGCTGCTACTGTGACGGTGACAGAATCGACACCGGTCGAGGATAAGGAGAGCAAGGAAAGCGGGAATGCAGAAG CCGGTTCTTCCGACAAAGACAAACCTGCCGACCAAGCTTCCGAAGTGCAGAGACCTCCTCTTCGACCTAATGCCGTCGCGCGCTCCCGACTTGAACAAGAACCCAATCCATTCGAACAGTCGTTCCGCGATTCTCACGGTCCCGGCAGACCTGGCACTTCTGACCGCGACACCCCTCCTCGTGGGACAGACGCGACCTCTACCCGCCACAACGCTTTACCACCTCTTTCATCACTTACCAGccctgctgctgctgacCCTACTCAATTCCCCTGGCTTGCTAACCAGTCTCTTCGTTCGGGCCCTTTGAGCCCTGCTATGCTCACTGGTCCCCAGGGCGCAAATCAATCTTCCACTTCCAACAACCTCAGATCCAACGAAGCAAACGCCGACGGCGGGTTCGAGTCTTCAAGTTTTAGGACTGGTTTTACACCTGGTACAGGATCGGGTTTCACGCCGGGTTACAATTCGTTTATCAACTCGTCGCTCAATTCTTTACCAATCCCTTCGCCGAACACGGCCGCTTTCCTCAACTCCATTACAAACGTTACTCCTCTTGGAGAAAGTAGCGAGGTCGCCCAAGCCGCTGCTGCCGCCGCTGCACAAGCACAAGGTCAAACAGCGTCCAACTCTTCGTCTGCCTCTCAAACTTCTCAGCCTTCCACCGAACAGCTCCAGCCTCCTTCTGCTATCCCACCTCATATGCAACCCCACCCTCATCACCCTCACCCGCTCTCACACGCACACCAACCCGCAAATAACCATTCTGCCCACCCGGGCCAAGATACAATCACCCCCAACACGCTCAACGCGCTTACCGGTGTTTTTGGCGATATGTCTCGAGCACCTGCAGGCGCGCCTGGGCAAAACCAGTTTTTCGCACCATCCATGTCTGCCCACCCCGGTCATCCCACCCACCCTGGCCATCCACACACTGCTCACCCTGGTATGCCGGGCGTAGCCGGTGTGCCGGGCGTTCATGGTGTCCCAGGCCATCCAGGCGTCCAGTTGCCGATGGGATATGTAGATTACGCACAACATAATGCGAATGCGGCTTCACAAGCTGCAAACGgtcttttcctcctcagTCAAGCGCATCAAGAGTTGTCAAAGCgagaagaagcagaggGAACGCCTGGGAGTGGGATAGGGGGACCGACAGGTCGATCGACgcgaggaggaaaaggtTCGAATACCCCAACGCCCCAGACGGGGTCAAAGAGGAAATCCGATGGCGCGGGGAGAGGGAATGCgaagaaggggaaaaagGCGACGGGCGCTGCTGCGGCCGCTTCGATACAAGCCCAGAAGAAGGGGGGAAGCACAAGTGGGAGTGGGAATGGaagtgaagatgaggaggatggtAGTGATAGGAAGGACCAAAAGTTTGAgacggaggaggagaagaggaagaattTCCTCGAGAGGAATCGGCAAG CCGCGCTCAAATGCCGTCAACGCAAGAAAGCATGGCTCAACGAACTGCAATCTAAAGTGGAAGGACTCACCATGGAGAATGAACGTCTTCAGCAAACGGTGCAGCAGATGCATGAAGAAGTTAGCAGGCTTACTGCTATCTTGATGCAGCATCGGGATTGCGGGCTAGGTATACCTGCGCCTTATGGGGGGAGGTTGAGATAA
- a CDS encoding coatomer zeta subunit (zeta-coat protein), putative (Similar to TIGR gene model, INSD accession AAW42002.1): MSNLSLYTVTALLILDSEGQRVFAKYYNPPHQAVPATGIPAELGVGAGGPGMGGLLGFKEQKAFEKSVFDKIRRGAGEIYPLPPHIILTRSVVDLTFIIVGPLSSTNELMLNQTLSAFFDAVNLLLRGAVEKRNVLESLDLVLLAADETVDDGIILETDAAAIASRVSRPRPDTTDIVINEQTLMNAYTSLRDRVSQKIQQF, encoded by the exons ATG TCAAATCTTTCCCTTTACACCGTCACCgctctcctcatcctcgacTCTGAAGGTCAACGGGTCTTTGCCAAGTACTACAACCCCCCACACCAAGCTGTCCCTGCGACCGGTATCCCCGCTGAGCTCGGTGTTGGCGCTGGAGGACCCGGGATGGGAGGGCTGCTTGGTTTCAAGGAGCAAAAGGCGTTTGAGAAGAGCGTATTTGACAAGATACGTCGTGGTGCCG GCGAGATCTACCCTCTTCCACCACACATCATCCTCACTCGCTCCGTCGTCGACCTTACATTCATCATCGTCGGCCCCCTCTCCTCTACCAACGAACTGATGCTCAACCAAACCCTTTCCGCATTCTTTGATGCCGTCAATTTGCTCTTGAGAGGCGCTGTTGAGAAGAGGAATGTGCTGGAGAGTTTGGATCTGGTCTTGTTGGCTGCCGACGAGACTGTTGACGATGG GATCATTCTCGAAACAGACGCTGCGGCCATCGCATCACGCGTCTCCCGCCCTCGACCTGATACCACAGATATCGTCATCAACGAGCAAACGCTCATGAATGCGTACACGTCCTTGCGTGATAGGGTCTCGCAAAAGATTCAGCAGTTCTAA